In one Rutidosis leptorrhynchoides isolate AG116_Rl617_1_P2 chromosome 8, CSIRO_AGI_Rlap_v1, whole genome shotgun sequence genomic region, the following are encoded:
- the LOC139861327 gene encoding uncharacterized protein — MADEDDDDSFGEFTFASSNYQTTFNSASQIPSTTNNNNDLNYFQNNISDHNPKSPQPHTNWNKINGALPLSLFGGDDNEEEEEEEENENDFKQSAFSGNTGFVSRIHNNNNNNNNNLNDKSNAKLGINDLIANLYGPKQQNQQQNNKAVDNGEEMDSIRSKDLFLNSDPLSLITSTTPAARNHRSDDDEGGWELIDAFSDSKLRQNEIAFKNNKERLEKTVSASGVQGGSLGAVDLFAGANIGFYAESNGNEPSSDPVGESDDFDDTFGEFETAFTEQTLTNKEMSEKTMSSLGQQDASHGPIDLFASANNGVFVESHVKDSGFDSKPFTNFQNVFTKDVQAQSKGSKNELSSSPLVESEDFDDTFGEFETSFTDQSSTNKDLSKERFNSLGSHDVPHRPVDLFAFSNGVPGGSHMVNTPFDFSQSSVVQNGVTSDPFSQTEWKETKDNSDLQSPGAGVHKNSGNIEITFPEIGGSKPKEAEGSSKNYKEAVPLSIFGIEEEPEADSSLNLQFELFKSSTHGKHTRNQSSNLSINDILSDLYGQAEPISSANHEVHPDEKVDLRHSTGKEYSFHDDDDDDGFNDGSWEFKDASFQSKVKNQKLSFEKKLIRFKDYYSKLKEDLCVVARHHLHGLKKAQSTTTHDGEEMELAGPNKDFQEALKELRQNDIIATEIDVDDDHLELVISFDQYIETLHEPEFQVLDSEYHISRKLSLAETDLRTAIDLINHFSAVLMALTLAPKGEPADYVSLWFKVISACSQELKHGTWIWKQSVEKNVHSELLSEPQGKQFIMALGEIYRSVVILGAAVTFYKPWILLSGVDLEEIYSLIKECHFLWSASGLEETIPAEYLLESISHIRNLDELAIANEILSHKESQCQLSLLSPGVVPEMKMVVWNEDKYFVALANLWGNLISPNPPKLSVHVS, encoded by the exons ATGGCGGACGAAGACGACGACGATTCTTTCGGTGAATTCACATTCGCATCATCTAATTACCAAACCACCTTTAATTCAGCATCTCAGATTCcatccaccaccaacaacaacaacgatCTAAATTATTTTCAAAACAACATATCAGATCACAACCCTAAATCTCCTCAACCACATACAAATTGGAATAAGATCAACGGAGCTTTGCCGTTATCTCTATTCGGCGGAGATGataacgaagaagaagaagaagaagaagaaaatgagaATGATTTTAAACAATCGGCCTTTTCCGGTAATACCGGTTTTGTTTCtagaattcataataataataataataataataataatttaaatgataaaagTAATGCGAAATTGGGGATTAATGACCTGATCGCGAATCTGTACGGTCCGAAACAACAGAATCAGCAGCAGAATAATAAGGCAGTTGATAATGGTGAAGAAATGGATTCAATTAGATCCAAGGATCTATTTTTAAATTCGGATCCTTTGAGTCTTATTACTTCAACTACACCTGCTGCTCGAAATCATAGATCTGATGATGATGAAGGCGGTTGGGAACTCATAGATGCGTTTTCAGACTCGAAATTACGGCAAAATGAAATTGCTTTCAAAAATAATAAG GAACGTTTAGAGAAGACAGTGTCTGCATCGGGTGTACAAGGTGGTTCACTTGGGGCTGTTGATCTGTTTGCTGGAGCCAACATAGGGTTCTATGCTGAATCTAATGGAAATGAGCCGAGTTCAGATCCAGTTGGTGAGAGTGATGATTTTGATGATACATTTGGGGAGTTTGAGACTGCGTTTACGGAACAAACATTAACAAACAAG GAAATGTCTGAGAAGACCATGTCTTCACTAGGTCAACAAGATGCTTCACATGGGCCTATTGATCTGTTTGCATCAGCAAACAACGGAGTTTTCGTTGAATCTCATGTGAAGGACAGTGGGTTTGACTCCAAGCCATTCACAAACTTTCAAAATGTCTTTACTAAGGATGTACAGGCTCAATCTAAAGGTTCCAAAAATGAGTTAAGTTCAAGTCCTCTTGTTGAGAGTGAAGATTTTGATGATACATTTGGGGAGTTTGAGACTTCATTTACGGATCAGTCATCAACAAATAAG GACTTATCCAAGGAAAGGTTCAACTCACTAGGTTCACATGATGTGCCCCATAGACCAGTTGATCTATTTGCATTCTCAAACGGAGTTCCTGGTGGATCGCACATGGTCAACACCCCGTTTGACTTCAGTCAAAGCTCAGTGGTTCAAAATGGCGTTACCTCTGATCCATTTTCTCAAACTGAGTGGAAGGAAACTAAAGATAACTCAGATTTACAATCTCCTGGTGCTGGTGTTCATAAAAACAGTGGGAATATTGAGATTACATTTCCAGAAATTGGAGGTTCAAAACCCAAG GAAGCCGAGGGTAGTTCAAAGAATTACAAAGAGGCTGTGCCACTTTCCATTTTTGGCATTGAAGAGGAGCCCGAAGCTGATAGTTCTTTAAATCTTCAGTTTGAATTGTTTAAATCATCAACCCATGGGAAACATACACGGAATCAGAGTTCAAATTTATCGATAAATGACATTCTATCAGATTTGTACGGTCAAGCAGAGCCCATTAGTTCTGCTAACCATGAGGTTCATCCAGATGAAAAAGTAGATTTGCGGCATTCTACTGGCAAAGAATATAgttttcatgatgatgatgatgatgatggtttcaaTGATGGGTCATGGGAATTTAAAGATGCATCTTTTCAATCGAAAGTCAAAAATCAGAAGCTGTCTTTTGAAAAGAAACTGATACGTTTTAAGGATTACTATTCTAAATTGAAAGAAGACTTATGTGTTGTTGCCAGGCACCATCTTCATGGTCTAAAG AAGGCTCAAAGTACCACTACTCATGATGGTGAAGAGATGGAACTGGCGGGCCCTAATAAAGATTTTCAG GAGGCCTTGAAGGAGCTTCGTCAAAATGACATCATTGCCACTGAAATCGATGTAGATGATGATCATTTAGAACTAGTTATTTCCTTTGACCAATATATTGAAACTCTCCATGAGCCAGAATTTCAAGTACTTGATTCAGAATATCATATCTCAAGAAAATTGTCATTA GCAGAAACAGATTTGCGAACAGCAATTGACCTCATCAACCACTTTTCGGCAGTGCTAATGGCTCTAACACTGGCTCCAAAGGGTGAACCAGCTGATTATGTCTCCCTATGGTTTAAGGTGATTTCAGCATGCTCTCAAGAACTGAAACATGGCACCTGGATTTGGAAGCAGTCAGTAGAAAAGAATGTTCATAGTGAATTACTCTCTGAACCGCAAG GTAAACAGTTCATTATGGCCCTTGGAGAGATTTATAGATCGGTTGTTATCTTGGGAGCTGCAGTGACTTTTTACAAACCCTGGATACTATTAAGTGGTGTAGATTTAGAGGAGATTTATTCCCTTATAAAAGAATGTCACTTTCTCTGGTCAGCTTCAGGTCTTGAGGAGACTATCCCAGCTGAATATTTATTGGAGTCGATCAGTCATATAAGAAACCTCGATGAACTTGCAATTGCAAATGAAATTCTTTCTCATAAGGAATCTCAATGCCAGTTATCACTTTTATCCCCGGGAGTGGTGCCAG AAATGAAAATGGTGGTATGGAATGAAGATAAATACTTTGTTGCACTTGCAAATTTGTGGGGAAATTTAATCAGTCCAAATCCCCCTAAGTTGTCTGTTCATGTCAGCTGA